Proteins encoded together in one Bradyrhizobium sp. CB82 window:
- a CDS encoding IS110 family transposase translates to MGRHKSKSKGRDTMSVVHPNAAAIDVGATMHMAAVNADRAPEPVRSFRTFTTDLHRLVDWFAECGVDTVVMESTSVYWIPIFELLDARGFAVFLVNARDAKHVPGRKTDVSDAQWLQRLHTFGLLRASFRPRGQIAELRAYLRQRERLLEYGASHIQHMQKALTEMNVQLHHVVTDITGVTGLRIIRAILAGERNPTVLARMRDRRCHATVETIEKALAGNYRVEHLFALEQALALYDTYQQKAFACDARIEAVLKELSGLRRREGGQLPAARQNRSHQQNAMLFDVRAALFALLGKDVTQIDGLGPYLALKLIAECGDDLCAWPSAKHFTSWLCLAPSNKISGGKVLSARTRRSGNRAAALLRLAAATVGRTDTALGAFYRRLSARIGKAKAVTATARKIAVLFYNAVQHGMHYVDPGASSYETRYRARVIANLHRRAKAFGFVLQPIDPPPSIAVS, encoded by the coding sequence ATGGGTCGACACAAATCGAAGAGCAAGGGCCGCGACACGATGTCGGTGGTTCATCCAAATGCGGCCGCGATCGACGTCGGGGCCACGATGCACATGGCCGCCGTGAATGCAGATCGCGCGCCTGAGCCGGTACGCAGCTTCCGTACCTTCACAACCGATCTGCATCGGCTGGTCGACTGGTTTGCAGAGTGCGGCGTCGACACGGTCGTCATGGAGTCGACCAGTGTCTATTGGATCCCGATCTTTGAGCTCCTCGACGCTCGTGGCTTTGCAGTGTTCCTTGTCAATGCGCGCGATGCCAAGCACGTGCCCGGTCGCAAGACCGACGTCAGTGATGCGCAGTGGCTGCAGCGGCTTCACACCTTCGGTCTGCTGCGTGCAAGCTTTCGGCCCAGAGGTCAAATCGCCGAATTGCGTGCCTACCTCCGTCAGCGTGAACGTCTGCTGGAGTATGGGGCATCTCACATCCAACACATGCAGAAGGCGTTGACTGAAATGAACGTGCAGCTCCATCACGTCGTCACCGATATTACTGGCGTGACCGGGCTGCGGATCATCCGCGCGATCCTTGCCGGCGAGCGCAATCCGACAGTGCTCGCGCGCATGCGGGATCGGCGTTGCCACGCCACTGTCGAGACGATCGAGAAAGCGCTCGCCGGTAACTACCGCGTTGAGCACCTGTTCGCCCTCGAACAGGCACTCGCCCTCTACGACACGTACCAACAGAAGGCATTTGCCTGCGACGCTCGGATCGAGGCCGTGTTGAAAGAGCTCAGCGGCCTTCGTCGTCGCGAAGGAGGTCAATTGCCAGCAGCACGTCAGAATAGATCCCATCAACAAAATGCGATGCTCTTTGATGTCCGCGCAGCGCTGTTCGCGCTACTCGGCAAGGACGTTACCCAGATCGACGGTCTCGGCCCCTACCTCGCACTTAAGCTTATCGCTGAGTGCGGCGACGACCTCTGCGCTTGGCCGAGCGCAAAACACTTTACGTCTTGGCTCTGCTTGGCGCCGAGTAACAAGATCTCCGGCGGCAAAGTGCTCTCGGCGCGCACACGCCGCTCGGGGAACCGAGCCGCGGCCCTTCTGCGGCTTGCTGCGGCAACCGTGGGACGAACCGATACAGCGCTAGGCGCTTTCTACAGACGACTCTCAGCTCGCATCGGCAAGGCCAAGGCAGTGACCGCCACGGCGCGCAAGATCGCAGTGCTGTTCTATAACGCGGTGCAACACGGGATGCACTATGTAGATCCGGGCGCGTCCTCCTACGAGACCCGATACCGTGCGCGGGTGATTGCCAATCTGCATCGGCGAGCCAAGGCCTTCGGCTTTGTACTCCAGCCCATAGACCCACCTCCCAGCATCGCCGTTTCTTAG
- a CDS encoding S8 family serine peptidase: protein MESKHLDAELIRRLADDPRVLFIEEVSPVGRTPLPQAPTVPFNLDAQLTHNVPDLRKLYNVTGGGIEVGVWDEGPVLGTHVEFGNRVQVRDPGLQDYHATHVAGTIGAQGIEKTAEGMAPGVTVISYNWNDSINKMQAALHETPGVHIANHSYGQLRGWSYSQDLGSWCWNGNPTISETEDYLFGKYTSLSNSIDDLVFSHRDLTIFVAAGNQRSRANNPNIIPGWNGSYRLASQDYEPSTVRRPSNYQHAGYDTLEGYGVAKNVITIGAMEDAPLGVDKVSPDIVRVTMFSSFGKPDDGRVKPDLVANGAQLYSPSVQRLPGGSYNRHFYERRSGTSMASPAAAGIAALMMELGLKRRGRVLSADEMKAVLVHTAVSPEPGPTYKIGWGAIDALAAGRLVAGDSGTLVLDSVGAGKPVALRATSGGVPIRITLAWIDPPAKPNAGGLDDRTPSLVNDLDLIVTDQDHKRYFPWSLDPKEPDAPATRTAVNTVDNVEPVDIGSDANDTRQWTIEIRAPEGHQAKQPFAVAISGLKLAPTSEAE from the coding sequence TTGGAGAGCAAACACCTAGATGCAGAACTGATCCGTCGACTCGCCGATGATCCGCGCGTCTTGTTCATTGAGGAGGTCTCACCGGTCGGCCGCACTCCGCTTCCCCAAGCCCCCACCGTACCTTTCAATCTAGACGCACAACTCACGCACAACGTCCCCGACCTCCGCAAATTGTACAATGTGACGGGCGGGGGTATCGAGGTCGGCGTTTGGGACGAAGGCCCGGTCCTCGGGACGCATGTCGAGTTCGGCAATCGCGTACAGGTGCGCGACCCCGGACTGCAGGACTATCACGCAACCCACGTGGCAGGGACAATCGGAGCCCAAGGCATCGAGAAAACCGCTGAGGGCATGGCACCCGGAGTGACGGTGATCTCCTACAACTGGAACGATTCTATCAACAAGATGCAAGCGGCTCTGCACGAAACCCCTGGAGTTCACATCGCAAATCATTCGTATGGGCAGCTGAGAGGCTGGTCATATTCCCAGGATCTCGGGAGCTGGTGCTGGAACGGAAATCCGACTATCAGCGAAACCGAAGATTACCTATTTGGCAAATACACCTCTCTTTCGAATTCGATCGACGACCTCGTCTTTAGCCATCGTGATCTGACGATCTTCGTTGCCGCCGGGAACCAGCGGAGCAGAGCGAATAATCCCAACATCATTCCCGGCTGGAACGGTAGCTATCGTCTGGCAAGTCAAGACTATGAGCCATCGACGGTGCGTCGGCCCTCGAACTATCAGCACGCCGGCTACGACACCTTGGAGGGCTACGGGGTCGCCAAAAACGTGATCACCATCGGTGCGATGGAAGACGCGCCGCTCGGCGTCGATAAAGTGTCGCCCGACATCGTACGAGTAACGATGTTCAGCAGCTTCGGGAAACCAGACGACGGGAGGGTTAAGCCGGATTTGGTCGCTAATGGCGCGCAACTGTACTCTCCCTCGGTCCAACGCCTGCCCGGTGGGAGCTACAATCGGCATTTCTACGAGCGCAGAAGTGGCACCTCGATGGCCAGTCCGGCCGCCGCCGGAATCGCAGCCTTGATGATGGAACTCGGCCTAAAACGGCGCGGTAGAGTTCTTTCCGCCGATGAGATGAAGGCGGTTCTAGTTCACACTGCCGTGTCGCCGGAACCGGGACCAACTTACAAAATCGGATGGGGTGCGATCGACGCGCTCGCGGCCGGGCGCCTAGTAGCCGGCGATAGCGGGACGCTGGTCCTCGATTCAGTCGGTGCAGGAAAGCCAGTCGCGCTTCGCGCAACCTCCGGTGGTGTCCCAATTCGTATCACGCTGGCATGGATCGACCCACCAGCGAAGCCTAACGCGGGCGGACTTGACGACCGCACCCCATCGCTCGTCAATGATCTCGACCTGATCGTTACTGACCAAGATCATAAGCGATACTTCCCTTGGTCGCTCGATCCGAAGGAGCCGGATGCGCCGGCCACCCGAACAGCTGTCAACACTGTCGACAACGTAGAGCCGGTGGACATAGGCTCGGACGCGAACGACACGAGACAGTGGACCATCGAAATTCGTGCGCCGGAGGGACACCAAGCAAAACAGCCGTTTGCGGTCGCGATCTCCGGCCTTAAGCTCGCGCCAACGTCGGAGGCAGAATGA